In Xiphophorus maculatus strain JP 163 A chromosome 17, X_maculatus-5.0-male, whole genome shotgun sequence, the genomic stretch TGATGTTCATGATGGTCTTGGAGAACTCGGACTTGCTCGGGCAGGCGAAAAAGCGCACGATCAGCTCGAAGGTGAACCAGATGACGCAGGTGGTCTCGATTATGAAGAAGGGGTCGGTGAAGGTGGGGGACGGCCGGGGCGCGGTGCTGTTGTCCAGCCGACTGCTGACCGCCAGCTCCCGCTCGTCCCGGAACTCCGGCAGCGTCTCCAGGCAGAAGGTGATGATGGAGATGGTGATAACGATCACGGACACGATGGCGATGCCCCGCGCCGGGCTGGAGCTCTCCGGGTACTCGAAGATGAGCCAGACCTGCTTCTGGAACTCGTTCTGCGGCAGcggcttctcctcctccttgaTGAACCCTTCATCCTCTCGGAACCGCTCCATGGCCTCTTCTCCCAGCTGGTAGAACCGGATCTCATCCGCGAACACATCGATCGAAACGTTCACGGGTCTCCGGATCTTCCCCCCGGACTGGTAGAAGTAGAGGATCCCGTCGAAGCTGGGTCTGTTGCGGTCGAAGAAGTACTCGTTCCGGAGCGGGTCGAAGTACTTGATCCTCTTGGCCGGGTCTCCCAGCAAAGTGTCCGGGAACTGGTTGAGGGTACCCAGCTGGGTTTCATACCGAAGCCCGGCGATGTTGATGAGGACCCTCTCGTTGCTCTCGGTGTCCATGTCCATGTCCAGCATGTCCTCGTCGAACAGGTGGGGACTGTGGTCCGCGCGTAAAAGCGCATCCATGGCGTTCTCGCTACAGCTCAGAGTGTTGTTCATGTCGTTGATCTTCCAGGGgctgcgctgctgctgctgctggtggtgctgctgctgctgctggggacTCCCCCGGGTGTTCAGCTCCTTACCGAACTCCTCTCCCAGTCCACTTTGAACAAACCCCGGCTGAGGGACCTCCAGTGCGTTCCGGCAGCTCTCTTCGGCATtaccgcctcctcctcctccgccgccgccgccgctcccCTTAGCGCCGCCGTTCTCAAAACTCACCAAGGCTATCTCCATTCCGCCGCCATCAACGGTTAACGGGGGAAAAACAGCGGGGACTTGTTGAGCGGCGCGGCGGACATCCTCCCGGTGAGCCGGTGATGGAGACGGAGCTGCGCTCTGAATCACAGCCGCGGCTCCGCTGCACAGGCAGGCATGTGTTGCTGCTGCCGCTCCAAGAAGCGCAGAGGAAAGTCAACTCTAAacccagaggaggaggaggaagacccGGATGAGACAGTTGGCTGGATAAATGTTCCTGGGCGGTTTAAGCGCTCAGCCGCCGCtgaaaatctctctctctctgtttctctctattttcctccctctctctcgctctttctctctctctttgttgcGCGCACTGACAGTTTTCATGATCCAAGAGTAGCTTTCTGCTTTCTTGCAGGATTCATCGCACAGCTTCTTATTTCTTGGAAATTAACCAATTTTGAAGTCAAACTGACTGATGATCAGATtaataaagaacatttactGAACAGCACATCGGAAGATTTTCATAgttctttaaatttgttcacatttagGGGCTTTACAACCACAAGTCATGATTTCTTTGGAAAGTATGTATATACAGAAGAGGATAAGGGccaccaataataataatacaattcttattttaatctcagaattttgactttaatgtcATATTATGACCATTCTGCTGATGTCATGATTTATGGTGTTATTACGACGTTTTGCTACCATTTTACGACTTTGTTCTCGTAATGTTTAAactttattgtaatgttttgacatttgttGTATGACCTTATTGTCTGACTTTATTCTGACATTTcgactttttttctcacattataaCAACTTTATCCTCATAATAGCAAgactttttgtcatatttattctaagattattatgactttactgGTATTATTCcaactttttttcataatatttcgACTTACCTAATCCAAAccctttcctgtttttaaaatgcaccTTTCTCCAGTCTGAGCTCAGATAACCTCATCCCATGTGACGCGTCTGTAGACTCTTTCATTCCAGCCTCCTTGTTGCCTTTGTGTCCTCCTCTCTTCTCTGTCGGAAAGTTCGGGGCCCGGGGCCACACTCTGCTCCCTGTCCCAATGTTTCTTGTCCTTCTTGCTTTGAAGACCCTCCTCTTTTCTTTACAATTACAAACTGCTTTCATTCTCCAGTTTGAAAGCAGTACTCAGCACTCTGGAGCTCAGTTAATCAGGACATACTGCGTTAGCTGTACCTCTCCAGTTGCAGCAACTCAATGCATTGAGACATTTAGATGTTTTGCTAAAGTTCAAGCAATGcatgctttaaaagaaaatcagaaactaCAGATCTGAATGATAAAAGCAAAAGATatgttaatggaaacacagctaatagTTCAGAAATCGGTTCATTAACCTCTGAATTATTCTTCATTTGCTTCGCTCAGGACTTTCCGACTACAAACTAACAAAGGTGTAGTTTTTCCTCatttgcttcatattttttaaaataaaaacagaacccGGGTTACCCTTTAGCTGAGGCCCGCTCTAAATGTACCGCTGGATGTCTGAAATGTATTCTTCCCCTTGTAAAGGACACAAACACGCAGACACTCGCTGGCAGCTCGTTCAGTTGTCTCTAAAAGCAGAGAAGGTGACCTATTTAAAAGGTTACTTTCTTCGCCCCCTGGCTGGATTAGAAAACAAAGCGCGAGCACTAAATTTATCCTGTTCCTTATCTGATGCTGCAGCCTAATCATGATAAGAAATATGTGCATCTTCCCGCCCCTGGATTAAATGCACTCTCCTCAGACTGCCGCAGCCATGAATAATGAGTCGTCATCACCCATCCATCCCACTGTGTGACTGGCCACTGGCAACGCAGCGATTTCACGCACTGGATACGGCCATTAGGGCGCTTTTACAATAAACTTCATGAAGTTTGTCATGCGGATAACGACAGAGTGGAGCATGTGAAACTGGAGCTTCATGGTTTTTGGTACAAAAAAGATGAAAGGAGACGTTGGTAGaggagaaaaagtcaaatgttcaACACAGAAACTCGTGTTTCCAGTTTCACATATGGTGTTTTAATCTTGCATTTGTAACCCTTCTATGTTCGTCTCAGGTCCAGTAGGTTGACTTCACGACAGACACATTCAGGTTCACTGTATTTCTAACAAAACTGAAAGTCAAGTTAGTGCTTAACATCAGCCAGCAGCTTCTGCCcctatacattaaataaaatgcaataaataaccCTAAACAACGGGCATTTAATAGCAGTTGAcatttgtaaaatgaaacataGCTAAAATGGAcaacattcataaaaataacagttaaaaacatatacaaaatatagcaaaattacaaataaaacactgtatatgattaaatttgtttaaatatgtgttaaaatataatacttGTAAAGGGAACACAGAGCTGATCCTAATAAGTTCTACAGTTACCGATGGCAACAGAAAAGGGGAGGAGCTGGCAGTTACTGGTTACTACGGTAACCACCAACTGaacttaaaatcaaatcaacaaaagtctgaagaaacaacttcttgactaaacaaaataacatccacattcaaagaataaaacacattttgacaaatCACATCGTTCTATTCATAAAAATGGATTAAACTGTGGTCTTTTTTTCAGCTATCAAGTtagcaaaactatttttaataaggCAAATCAGCAGAGTcctttttaagttttggatctaGAATAATTTACAAGTCcttttccagcaacaaatgTGATTgtgttatttgtttaatttaaatattgcatgtttagtttattattgagtgggtaaaaaaaaaactttttggcCCTCAAGTCTTTTTGACTCGATGATTTTAGCTGATGTGACACAAAGTTTGGACAGCCCTGTTTTAACTAGAAATCCAGCACTAAagaatcaatcaagtttatttgtgtagcacatttcacaGGGCAGTCTGAAGTGCTCTacatctgaaaaacacaaaaataagaagTCAGAAAAACACCAACTGAGAAATCAGTCGATTGACAGcaacaaaatcatcaatacacatccaATATTTTGATcagtgttttaattattatggTTCTAAAGCAAATCTAAACATGTGGGtatttagttttgatttaaaggaactcagtttttcagctgttttacagttttctagaagtttgttccagattttgGTGCATCTCCAGTAAACTAACTTTTAGGAAGATATGTCAGTCTATTTaatgaatgtattttgtttacaagttattattaattacatttctgaaacaaaGTTAAGATTTTAATGTTGCAAATTTTTTTAGATGCAGAAAAAGATTCaactaaatatgtttcatttaGGGTTAAAGATTTATCCGTTGTTTGACATGTAGTCAACACTTTAAGCTTCTTTGTTGTTCCTGGGTTCTTTTAGTGAGACGTTTTTTGGaataaaagatgtaaaatttGCTTCTAATAGAAAACTAACAACATAAACTCCactctttggggaaaaaaagaacatgaacctaaactttgtttttcagtgagctttatgtaatgaaatgaaatgtttattcagtttaaaatgagaaactaaaaagggaaaatatatatataaaaaaaacctgctggagGTGAAACTCCAACATCACAAACGTCAGGagtgaatgtgtgcatgtgtgggagACTGAGAGGAATCCCATCATCTGTGGTGCTTCAGGTCCTGTTGGTGGTTTCAGAGGGAGACGGTAACCATAACAACAGGTAACCATTAACGACCAGCATCCACCACGACTGCAGCTCACAAATTAGCTCTCTAATTACAGAGATGCagctcagagctgctgctgcagctgataaCAGCCGACCCTCCTCAAGTGTTTTCCATCCTGGaacaaacaacagcagcacaTCCAGATCAGGGGCTTTAATGGAAATGTGATTTCATTCAAGGAAACttgcaattatttaaataaatgtaactatttattattattattattattattattattaatgttattttaggATGATCAGAGTGtctaaatttttattaaacaatccctgatttgaataaaagccaaatatttagcttcaaactcaatatttgttttgaggctaaatatttagtttgatgctaatatttagcttgctaactaactGTCTAgctctaaactaaatatttaatgagcaagctaaatatttagctcataGCTAATTATTTAACctgaagcaaaatatttagtttgaaggtaaatattttgttggcgaactaaatacttagtttgaAGCCATGTATTGAGgctcaaactaaatatttaactccaactgtttattttgtacagTCATTTTTTAGCTTACTagttagatattttatttgaaactgacataaatgaatgaataacatggtgaaaatatgactttgaacaATCAGTCAGAATCCAGGAAAtccaaatatttcagatttatttgttacTTTTCCCCCGCCCCTTTCTAATGCCGCCCTGGACAACTGCCAGCTGCTCAGACCAGACCCAGTACTGCAGAGGACAGCCCAAGTCTGTCAGTGCTCCTCTGCTTTAGGAACTGGAGGGAGGATCCCAACAGAACCTGTTTAGCTAAACCCAGAGCTGCAGATCCTAAAGGTCAAAGTGGATTAAAGTCCCAGTAGAGGTAAATAAAACGTCGATATGTTCCCAGACGTTAGACGGGACTGTGGCGGCCAAAACGTTGCACAGTCTGACTCAGACTGTGCAACACCTGCGGGAGCATCCTCCATCACTAAATCTGCGTGTGCCTCACACCGCCATCCGACCCCGCGCTCTCCCCACccggtgtgtgtgagtgtttctgGGCTCAGGGCGGATGCATGAGGAAACGCTGCGATGAGTTTAAGAAATCTTGACAGCAGATGTCTGCATAATAACACACAGAGCGGACATGTGCAAGCAAGAAAATCAAGGACAGCACGTCATGCGTGCCAGTCACTTAAAGTAACAGTTTCCTCTCACAGCTTAAAACACAGATTATGTGCAGAAAAGGCTGCAGATGCTGTTAAATGGATTTATAAATCTGAGGAGGGATTTAAAACACTCTCTGCGCGCCTGGATGAGGCCGAGGCGGTGTTGCTAGGTAGAGTTCTGGATGAGCAAATGCTGATGTGTAGGAGGAGGCCAAGTTCAGCTCTGAGCACGCTGCAGAGGCTCgttaaaattcacatttctgaGTCAGAATCCAAAAAATAAAGGTGGTGATCATAGTTAGAGGAGAAGAGAGAGCTTGCCCTGTGCATGAGCTTCTGACCTGCTCAGGACTTGGAAGTGGGGATTATTTTGCAGCTGCATTTCTGCACCTCTAACATGTGTTGACTCTGGGAAATAAGGCCGTGGCGTGCTCTGCTGCGCGCTCAGTGGTGGTATTTACCTCAGTGAAGCTGCAGGCGCTGAACGGTGCTGTTTACACTTCCTCACTGTTGTCTCAGCTCTTATTCTCTGAGGTTCTGCAGGACAAGCGCAAACAAGCTCCATGCAGAAGCTTTGCTTCTTTTGTCTGTTGAGCAAAAATATGTACACATAGTCAGcatataaatatgcaaataaatatgattttatattaatttaatgCAGGAGTATACAGATTTGCTGGGGAAAAAATACTAAAGTGAACTACTAATTTGTCTTGagtttataaatttatttggaTCAAACTGAATAATGGTgcttttttttgctattttatttcaaaatatggCCTGAGCCACAAACTTCGAAGTTTAccacagttttatttcatttgtgaaACGACACAGAGTAGCGCAATATTGTAGCCTGACCATTGCCACCGTACACCGTTCCACTTGATTCTCATCTTTCTTCAGTGCtccatctgggatttctcccattgaagtGGATTGTCTCCAGTAGAATTTCAATCAGAAAACAGATGAAGTTGTGAATGATGTcaattttctgctctgttttagaaTTATAGTTTACCTGTAGGAGGTGaacaaagccgttcagtccgtgttggtcacgtttccaaatattgaattaacattaacagccatcttgtttggctCTGCACTTCTGTCTTTGTAGTGGGAGATGGTGTCAGTATGCAAAGTctgtaatttgatcaacacatcaggagggaggaggtacgggtcggtttctaagctagctatttcaaacttttgtaaataccGCTGTCTGTGAcccccaaccaggtgtgttacgttcacagatAAATTAGCTCGACTTGAACAAGTAaaagccatgaataaactgacaaaaacaactttggaaaacaacttCAGTTGCTCAGTTCAGTACGCTTGCCCCTTACTTCCAATGTCCGTCATGGCGCCTCCAGAAACGGACGTAGTTACAAACGGTCAGTACCAAAACAATAGAGTCAAATGTGACtttcatgaaacatttttctggtaCAATATAGAGTatattgcttttgtttcattttaatctgCATATTATCACTGCCTGCTTTAGGATGGTCAGATACATCCCCCTACTCTGACCAACTACGTGGGTAAATTAATCTGATGTTTCTAGcttaaaatcagtttatattggggaaaaataaataaaaggattaGAAGAAGAGAATTCCCTCAGAAGAATAGAAATGAGATTGTTTGTGTTCACTGAACTGGAAAATAACAGGAAGAACCGCTGGCCAGTCATCAGTCCATGATGAACATGAAACTCACCTCCAGCTTCTACATCCATCCGTCCCTTCCTTCGTCAGCCACCCTCCCACTCTGACCTCACTCCCTCCTCCTCCGACCTCGGAGCGTCTGCATGTGTTCGAAAGCCCTCAGGATCCCAGATCACCAGATACACAAAGAAAATCTCTGCTTGTTCACAGCAGCCTACGCAGGATATTAACAACACTGGTGCACACGCACGCATGCATACATGCACGTGCATGACAGCAACAATAACTCAACCAGAGCTGCAGGAgtgggggaggaagaggaggaggtggggagGGATTACAGCCTGGGAGAAATAATAACAGCGGCCTCAGCTTGCTCTCTGCAGACACGTGCGCACACATAGATGCATGTCAGATGCATGGGGGATAGGAGGTCT encodes the following:
- the LOC102234317 gene encoding potassium voltage-gated channel subfamily A member 1-like, translating into MEIALVSFENGGAKGSGGGGGGGGGGNAEESCRNALEVPQPGFVQSGLGEEFGKELNTRGSPQQQQQHHQQQQQRSPWKINDMNNTLSCSENAMDALLRADHSPHLFDEDMLDMDMDTESNERVLINIAGLRYETQLGTLNQFPDTLLGDPAKRIKYFDPLRNEYFFDRNRPSFDGILYFYQSGGKIRRPVNVSIDVFADEIRFYQLGEEAMERFREDEGFIKEEEKPLPQNEFQKQVWLIFEYPESSSPARGIAIVSVIVITISIITFCLETLPEFRDERELAVSSRLDNSTAPRPSPTFTDPFFIIETTCVIWFTFELIVRFFACPSKSEFSKTIMNIIDIMSIMPYFITVGTELAEQQGQEHQNGQQAMSLAILRVIRLVRVFRIFKLSRHSKGLQILGQTLKASMRELGLLIFFLFIGVILFSSAVYFAEADEPESHFSSIPDAFWWAVVTMTTVGYGDMRPVTVGGKIVGSLCAIAGVLTIALPVPVIVSNFNYFYHRETDQDQSSLKDEPSGGPESPEVKRKGSRTSVKSQDVEKNESDGASVEKANIKANSSMDFKKSLYAFCLDTRETDL